Proteins co-encoded in one Cytophaga hutchinsonii ATCC 33406 genomic window:
- the gmk gene encoding guanylate kinase codes for MEGKLFIFSAPSGSGKTTVVQHLLNTDPRIGFSISACTREMRESKEANGKDYYFLSVDEFERRIQNNEFVEWEEVYPGRYYGTLRSEVQRIWDMGKHVIFDVDVKGGLSLKEQFGDKALSVFVKVPSIEELQKRLIDRNTESEDSLKARLEKMKYESSFQDQFDVILVNDRLEETFVKAHQLIDHFLENNSK; via the coding sequence GAAGGAAAATTATTTATTTTTTCAGCTCCCTCCGGCTCCGGCAAAACAACTGTCGTTCAGCATTTATTAAACACTGACCCTCGTATTGGATTTTCCATTTCTGCCTGTACAAGAGAAATGCGGGAAAGTAAAGAAGCCAACGGCAAAGATTATTATTTTCTTTCGGTTGATGAATTCGAACGTCGGATACAAAACAATGAATTTGTTGAATGGGAAGAAGTATATCCCGGGAGATATTATGGCACACTCCGTTCTGAAGTTCAACGCATCTGGGACATGGGAAAACATGTAATTTTTGATGTGGATGTAAAAGGCGGTTTGAGTTTAAAAGAACAGTTTGGCGACAAAGCTCTTTCTGTTTTTGTTAAAGTACCCTCCATCGAAGAACTTCAAAAACGCCTGATAGACCGCAATACAGAATCCGAAGACAGCCTGAAAGCTCGCCTGGAAAAAATGAAATACGAATCTTCTTTTCAGGACCAGTTTGATGTAATTCTTGTAAATGACCGCCTGGAAGAAACGTTTGTTAAAGCCCATCAGCTGATTGATCATTTTCTTGAAAACAACAGTAAATAA
- the nadD gene encoding nicotinate (nicotinamide) nucleotide adenylyltransferase, translating into MKIGLFFGSFNPIHVGHLIIGNTMAETTDLDEVWYVVSPQNPFKKNQSLLHEFDRFDMVTAAIANNPKFRASDIEFSLPKPSYTVDTLTYISDKYPQHSFVLIIGEDNLDQFTNWKNHEQILHHYSLYVYPRPDSSNSFLREHKNVRLVAAPLLEISATYIRNLVKQEKSIRYLVSKEVEELILSRKYYSNY; encoded by the coding sequence ATGAAAATCGGTTTATTCTTTGGTTCGTTTAATCCAATACATGTTGGCCATTTGATCATTGGTAACACAATGGCTGAAACAACTGATCTGGATGAAGTATGGTATGTTGTCAGTCCGCAAAATCCATTCAAAAAAAATCAATCGCTGTTACATGAATTTGACAGGTTTGACATGGTAACAGCCGCTATAGCAAATAATCCAAAATTCAGAGCCAGTGATATCGAATTCAGCCTTCCTAAACCTAGTTATACAGTAGACACCCTTACGTATATAAGCGACAAATATCCGCAGCACTCCTTTGTGCTGATTATTGGTGAAGATAACCTGGATCAATTCACGAACTGGAAAAATCACGAACAGATTTTACATCACTATTCTTTATACGTATATCCACGACCAGACTCATCCAATAGTTTTTTACGTGAACACAAAAACGTGCGATTAGTTGCAGCTCCTCTTCTTGAAATATCTGCGACATATATCCGTAATCTGGTAAAACAGGAAAAATCTATCCGTTACCTGGTAAGTAAAGAAGTTGAAGAATTGATTTTAAGCCGTAAATATTATTCAAACTATTAA